From a single Papaver somniferum cultivar HN1 unplaced genomic scaffold, ASM357369v1 unplaced-scaffold_19, whole genome shotgun sequence genomic region:
- the LOC113339096 gene encoding uncharacterized protein LOC113339096 gives MFILHQGFLYFQLNFSAKPFIVLQYITDADIVDKRKPTATMAVRCEYLSNLDESVLWRLNCGDVAFLLQLTLGQGLRRETDIPETKFCVHNLGESMQIYPYPADLQSLYCVGLKSYGCCQLLSLFYQPMRAYIKFEFLGEVVRTQSWVTVHSTQHVLVCVDAHILLNNQFHQVCGRLWTHKRIIMQVRQCLCNSLHPFYPTWLFTRCCKDLPALSNLDSSEYYLPCYPAIWKFMSNGDSQLNEILVLPYVMMRFAEIFEYLKFNDWVTVKRYIYSPLLGGRVMLGTYLTFIYLKPRLCSQLYWSSSNFHQG, from the coding sequence ATGTTCATACTTCACCAGGGATTCTTATATTTTCAACTTAACTTTTCAGCTAAACCATTCATTGTTCTTCAATATATTACTGATGCTGACATTGTTGATAAGAGGAAACCGACTGCTACAATGGCTGTGAGATGTGAATATTTGAGTAACTTGGATGAGAGTGTCCTGTGGAGATTAAATTGTGGTGATGTTGCTTTTCTCTTGCAGCTTACACTGGGACAAGGTTTGCGTAGGGAAACTGACATTCCAGAAACTAAGTTTTGTGTTCATAATCTAGGTGAAAGTATGCAGATATATCCATACCCAGctgatcttcagtctttgtattGTGTTGGACTTAAATCTTATGGATGCTGTCAACTATTGAGTCTATTTTACCAACCCATGAGAGCCTATATCAAGTTTGAGTTCTTGGGAGAGGTAGTGAGAACTCAAAGTTGGGTCACTGTGCATTCTACTCAACATGTGCTTGTTTGTGTTGATGCTCACATCCTGCTTAACAATCAGTTTCACCAAGTATGTGGAAGATTGTGGACTCACAAGAGAATTATAATGCAAGTTAGGCAGTGCCTTTGTAATTCTTTACACccattttaccccacctggcttttTACTCGTTGCTGCAAAGACCTACCAGCTTTATCCAACCTGGATTCAAGTGAATATTATCTCCCATGTTACCCTGCTATATGGAAGTTTATGTCAAATGGTGATTCTCAGCTCAATGAGATACTGGTACTCCCATATGTGATGATGAGATTTGCTGAGATTTTTGAGTACTTGAAGTTTAATGACTGGGTTACAGTCAAGCGTTATATCTATAGCCCACTTCTGGGAGGTAGAGTAATGTTGGGAACTTATCTTACCTTTATATATCTGAAGCCACGACTATGTTCCCAGCTTTACTGGAGCTCAAGCAACTTTCACCAAGGGTAG